A window of the Paralichthys olivaceus isolate ysfri-2021 chromosome 5, ASM2471397v2, whole genome shotgun sequence genome harbors these coding sequences:
- the myo15aa gene encoding unconventional myosin-XV, with protein sequence MFSIRSLPTMAHRERREEDGVEDMTQLEEMHERTVLLNMRKRFERELIYTYIGSILVSVNPYKMYNIYGTDMVMLYKGHALGENPPHLFAIANAAHSKMMDAKHNQVIIISGESGSGKTEATKLVLRYLAAIHHKCNLAQQIEILEAAPLLESFGNAKTVRNDNSSRFGKYIEIFLEDGVISGAITSQYLLEKSRIVFQAKDERNYHIFYEMLAGLPPPQKQAFYLQEAETYYYLNQGGDCGITGKNDAEDFLRLLAAMEILHFSPDDQSAIFRVLSSILHLGNVYFQKHEADGQEVATVVSAQEIRVVAELLLISPEGLQKAITFKVTETMRDKIYTPLTVESAVDARDAVAKILYSLLFHWLTERINAQVYPRQHTLSISILDIYGFEDLAFNSFEQLCINYANEYLQFFFNRIIFREEQEEYSREQIPWQNIPFNDNQPCIDLIATKPHGILRILDDQSCFPQATDHTFLQKCHYHHGNSPLYIKPKMPLPEFTIKHFAGRVTYQVYKFLDKNYDQVRQDVLDLFIQSRNKMVSNLFVAHAEVGGQQRGGHMRKSSTVTRKYQAPTVSNKFQQSLLELVEKMERCNPFFVRCIKPNHMKLPGVFEDDLVSGQLRHSGVLETIRIRREGYPVRMPFYVFLFRYKSLVGIRQLPAANGDNCVIMLSKLCPLRPGSYHVGVTKMFLKEDIYQLLECKRERSRHLAALTLQRYTRMFFVRKRFVAFRNKIIGLQAQCRGFLTRKRYMKMRESLVRFRSLVHMYVNRKQYIKMKFEARRKMEEERRKREMELTKREVVNVTHLLIPAELGALLQTAGVRRELHSDCLALLQAPHIQEEAQLTLPLDINNYPFYRYVQIYFREPKFGMLTAPLESPLTRVEEDLRGEALELFIMVLRFMGDPHLNGAQENMFGNYIIQRGLTSPGLRDEILSQVVNQVWRNVNSDNAERGWLLLSACVCSFAPSPKMDKYLLKFVSDHAPAGCQALLQHRLIQANQKTQSGSGSTQETARTYPLSLLEWTANRKKANMVLHVHCFDGGSFLCPVHSWTRGEDLAGDILRHRGVSDWWRGSSILMKEHGQWVELAGHDYVMDLISDLELPPDFPKQKSYFVISTDDPARVRANASLALVGGGFDSDEELVPSFPLSSSSRPAYSLPDSDGYYSHVESDALSDGQTQRGMDRYLDSLFDPVLSDSSADMEKTGSLSARMKGGGGIGIAGGGRGEGESPPTPSRPYPPGIHPGGSEQTVLTQQQQAIINQQAIILAQQMTMQAIAIQQQMLSSFPPIAPAPQSPPLQQHTHTQQRSYTPSPNKEGEGSAYKPGPASVHRKMSPTRGPPPEDVVRSHVNNTERMEPSHDIKDIIKQHQPAGTTTSTGPATQRKSDGKAFGKKPDPHDEAMEILKDQMANPPQPTQRKPQSSQHKEDGGVKVSKSTKSRPAAPSSSSMSPAPPPVCRELPVEEENIQTQLHSKASDEYYTYSNVPWKLYMRKEVFYPRETLNNPLTLDLIFRQVVHDTFSEACIRITQEERQKMKALFAENNVDQLSGTSDENIKKKVVAMSRDSWEIYFSRLFPASGSVGTGVQVLSVSHKGIKLLKMVRSSSTSSDYFRVLRPYSYSDILFVSIPSKNMLEFNLANEKLILFSAKAPQVKHMIDYFLTELKKDSEYVVAVRNYITEDRSLLSFHKGDIIRLQHMDGLGAGKYYGCIVRKKVMLLEELKRDTPEFGWRFGAVYGKSGLFPSEYVRPVAAPDFLVLPDERVEPRHRQGHVAASAAVAVAMGSAVAAHELDLSTEVVNEIYGDSLNIDLDDPPLHGGQYDIAEFAKKYFRVARSNRSDQKAKKGKEGKDPVDMIKFSKSPIQESLIDFSDSGMNRVAADIFLAIMKFMGDFPLKGQNEQDLVTTILKLSGDHGLIKDEAYCQVMKQVTANTSSKPDSCQRGWRLLYILTAFHRCSDVMKPFLLTFLQDACSSPGVQYQGIAKACEQNLKRTFQYGGRVQYPNNMELKAMLAGRSSKRQLFLLPGGIERHLKIKTCSVSLDVIEELCSEMELHREEALDEYAIFLVTHRGQNVRPLNKREYILDVTTEAEPVDANYSLWFRRVIWSLALKLDNELYVTMHYNQVLPDYLKALLSVVPQGKASEQHLQQIARLAALQHRAKDTVYLPTLHDVQECVPSQFYGKQGSQHWLNMTTQHMQQIQPLNPHQARAQFLGLVSAFPMFGSSFFYIQSSGTASIHAPCVLAVNLNGLHFLNKDTHEAMVRFPLKEVQSTRTQRPTSGSSYPYVEIMIGDLLNQRITQLQLEQGLELCRVIAMHMENMLSVREKRLTLPPSEITLL encoded by the exons aTGTTCTCAATCAGAAGCCTGCCCACCATGGCTCACCGGGAGCGACGAGAGGAAGATGGAGTGGAGGATATGACGCAGCTAGA GGAGATGCATGAGAGGACTGTTCTGCTGAATATGAGGAAAAGGTTTGAGAGGGAGCTCATTTAT ACGTACATAGGTAGTATTCTGGTGTCCGTGAACCCCTATAAGATGTACAATATTTATGGGACGGACATGGTGATGCTGTACAAGGGTCATGCGCTGGGAGAGAATCCTCC gcATTTGTTTGCCATAGCAAATGCTGCTCATTCCAAAATGATGGATGCCAAACACAACCAGGTCATAATAATCAG TGGGGAGAGCGGTTCGGGGAAAACCGAGGCCACCAAGCTAGTCCTTCGCTACCTAGCAGCGATACATCACAAATGCAACCTTGCtcaacag ATTGAG ATACTTGAGGCAGCTCCTCTGCTGGAATCTTTTGGAAATGCCAAAACTGTGCGGAACGATAATTCCAGTCGCTTCGGGAAATACATAGAGATCTTTCTGGAGGA tggTGTGATCAGCGGTGCCATAACTTCTCAGTATCTGTTGGAAAAGTCTCGTATCGTCTTCCAG GCCAAAGATGAGAGAAACTATCACATCTTCTACGAGATGCTGGCAGGTCTTCCTCCACCGCAGAAGCAGGCTTTCTATCTGCAAGAGGCCGAGACCTACTATTACCTCAACCAG GGAGGGGATTGTGGAATAACGGGAAAGAATGATGCAGAAGACTTCCTGCGTCTGCTTGCTGCCATGGAGATCCTCCACTTTTCCCCTGACGACCAGTCGGCCATCTTTAGGGTTCTTTCTTCCATACTGCACCTGGGCAATGTCTACTTTCAGAAACATGAG GCCGATGGCCAGGAGGTGGCGACAGTGGTGAGCGCTCAGGAGATCAGAGTGgtggcagagctgctgctgatttCTCCAGAGGGACTTCAGAAAGCCATCACCTTCAAAGTCACA GAGACGATGAGGGACAAGATCTACACTCCACTGACGGTAGAAAGTGCTGTTGATGCCAG AGATGCTGTTGCCAAGATCCTTTATTCGCTGCTCTTCCATTGGTTAACGGAGAGGATCAACGCTCAGGTGTACCCTCGCCAACACaccctctccatctccatcctgGACATTTACGGATTTGAG GATCTGGCCTTCAACAGCTTTGAGCAGCTTTGCATCAATTATGCAAATGAGTATCTGCAGTTCTTCTTCAACAGGATCATTTTCAGGGAGGAACAG GAGGAGTACAGCAGGGAGCAGATCCCCTGGCAGAACATCCCCTTCAATGACAATCAGCCCTGCATCGACCTCATCGCCACAAAGCCTCATGGGATACTGAGGATTCTGGATGATCAGAGCTGTTTCCcacag GCGACGGACCACACTTTCCTCCAAAAGTGTCACTATCACCACGGTAACAGCCCACTGTACATAAAGCCAAAGATGCCACTACCAGAGTTCACCATCAAGCACTTTGCCGGCCGAGTTACCTACCAG GTTTACAAGTTCCTCGATAAGAACTACGACCAGGTCCGACAGGACGTCCTGGATCTGTTCATCCAGAGCAGGAACAAG aTGGTGTCAAATCTGTTCGTGGCTCACGCAGAGGTCGGGGGtcagcagagaggaggtcaCATGAGGAAAAGCAGCACGGTCACCAGAAAATACCAAGCGCCCACCGTCAGCAACAAGTTCCAACAGTCCCTGctggagctggtggagaagatggagag gTGTAACCCTTTTTTCGTTCGCTGCATTAAGCCAAATCATATGAAG CTTCCAGGTGTGTTTGAAGACGACCTGGTGAGCGGCCAGCTGCGACACTCTGGTGTCCTGGAAACCATTCGGATCCGTAGGGAGGGATATCCGGTCAGAATGCCATTCTATGTCTTCCTGTTCAG GTATAAGTCTCTGGTGGGGATTCGTCAGCTTCCAGCTGCAAATGGAGATAACTGTGTGATAATGCTCAGTAAACTGTGTCCCCTCAGACCAGGGTCTTACCACGTTGGAGTCACTAAG atgTTTCTGAAGGAGGACATCTACCAGCTGTTAGAGTGTAAACGGGAGCGCTCCCGTCATCTGGCCGCTCTCACCCTGCAGCGTTACACCCGAATGTTCTTCGTCAGGAAACGCTTTGTGGCCTTTCGCAACAAGATCATCGGGCTGCAGGCGCAGTGCAGAGGCTTCCTCACGAG GAAGCGTTATATGAAAATGAGGGAGAGTCTGGTCCGGTTCCGCTCCCTCGTCCACATGTATGTCAACCGCAAGCAATACATCAAG ATGAAGTTTGAAGCTCGGAGgaaaatggaggaggagaggaggaaaagagagatg GAGCTGACcaagagggaggtggtgaaCGTCACACACTTGCTGATCCCTGCAGAGCTGGGTGCCTTACTACAGACAGCAGGAG TCAGGAGGGAGCTGCACTCGGACTGTTTGGCTCTGCTTCAAGCTCCTCACATCCAGGAGGAGGCTCAACTCACTCTGCCGCTGGACATCAACAACTACCCGTTCTACCGCTACGTACAGATCTACTTCAGG GAACCAAAGTTTGGGATGTTGACGGCCCCTCTGGAGTCACCCCTGACCCGAGTAGAGGAGGATCTCAGAGGGGAGGCTCTGGAGCTCTTCATCATG gtgTTACGATTCATGGGGGACCCTCATCTGAACGGAGCGCAGGAAAACATGTTCGGGAATTACATCATCCAAAGGGGCCTCACGTCTCCAGGGTTACGGGATGAGATCCTGTCTCAGGTCGTTAACCAGGTGTGGAGGAACGTCAACTCCGACAACGCTGAGAGAGGCTGGCTGCTGCTGTCGGCCTGTGTCTGCAGCTTCGCCCCGTCGCCCAAGATGGACAAATATCTACTGaa GTTCGTCTCAGACCATGCTCCTGCTGGCTGCCAGGCGCTGCTTCAACACAGACTCATTCAAGCCAATCAGAAGACACAATCCGGCTCAGGCTCCACTCAGGAGACTGCGAGGACCTATCCACTCTCGCTACTGGAGTGGACTGCCAATCGGAAAAAGGCTAACATGGTGTTGCACGTGCACTGTTTTGATG gaggGTCGTTCCTGTGTCCCGTCCACTCCTGGACTCGTGGAGAGGATTTAGCAGGAGACATCCTTCGCCACAG GGGCGTGTCCGACTGGTGGAGGGGGAGTTCAATTCTAATGAAGGAGCACGGCCAGTGGGTGGAGTTAGCGGGTCACGACTATGTGATGGACCTGATTTCAGACCTGGAGCTTCCGCCTGACTTCCCCAAGCAGAAGAGCTACTTTGTCATCAGCACCGACGACCCGGCTAGAGTCCGAGCCAATGCCAGCCT TGCTTTGGTCGGCGGTGGCTTTGACTCAGATGAGGAACTTGTTCCGTCCTttcctctgagcagcagcagcaggccggCCTACAGTCTGCCAGACTCTGACGGCTACTACAGTCACG taGAGTCAGATGCGTTGAGTGACGGTCAGACTCAGAGAGGAATGGATCGCTACCTGGACAGTCTGTTTGACCCTGTGCTGTCAGACAGCAGCGCA GACATGGAAAAGACTGGAAGTTTGTCAGCgaggatgaagggaggaggaggtatTGGCAtcgcaggaggaggaagaggagagggggagagtcCTCCGACCCCCAGTCGGCCTTATCCACCAGGAATACATCCTGGag gaTCGGAGCAGACAGTCctgactcagcagcagcaggctatCATCAACCAGCAGGCTATCATTCTG GCTCAGCAGATGACCATGCAAGCGATTGCGATCCAGCAGCAGATGTTGTCGTCTTTCCCCCCCATCGCCCCGGCTCCTCAGTCACCACCtttgcagcagcacacacacacacagcaacgcTCCTACACACCCAGTCCT AACAAAGAAGGGGAGGGGTCTGCGTACAAGCCTGGCCCTGCATCTGTTCATCGCAAGATGA GCCCAACACGTGGCCCCCCACCTGAGGATGTGGTCCGATCCCATGTGAATAACACCGAGCGTATGGAGCCCAGCCATGACATTAAAGACATCATCAAACAGCACCAACCTGCTGGCACAACAACTTCCACTGGACCTGCCACAcaaag AAAAAGTGATGGGAAGGCGTTTGGAAAGAAGCCAGACCCTCATGATGAAGCGATGGAGATCCTGAAAGACCAGATGGCAAACCCACCACAGCCG ACTCAGAGGAAGCCTCAGTCCTCACAACATAAAGAAGACGGAGGCGTTAAGGTTTCCAAGTCGACCAAGTCTCGTCCAGCAGCGCCATCTAGCTCCAGCATGAGCCCTGCGCCTCCTCCAG TCTGCAGAGAGTTGCCAGTAGAGGAGGAGAACATTCAGACTCAACTCCACAGCAAAGCCAGTGATGAATATTACACTTACTCCAATGTCCCCTGGAAGCTCTACATGAGAAAAGAG GTTTTCTATCCGAGAGAGACGCTCAACAATCCACTTACTCTGGATCTGATCTTCAGACAG GTTGTACACGACACCTTCTCTGAGGCCTGCATCCGTATCActcaggaggagagacagaagatgAAAGCTCTGTTTG CGGAGAACAACGTGGATCAACTTTCAGGAACAAGTGATGAGAACATAAAGAAGAAAGTGGTCGCCATGTCCCGAGACTCATGGGAGATCTACTTCTCTCGCCTCTTTCCAGCATCT ggCAGTGTGGGGACAGGGGTGCAGGTGCTGTCTGTGTCACATAAAGGCATCAAGCTGCTGAAGATGGTGAGGAGCAGCTCCACTTCCTCAGACTACTTCAGAGTGCTGAGGCCTTACAG CTATTCGGACATCCTGTTTGTGTCGATTCCATCGAAGAACATGCTGGAGTTCAACCTGGCCAACGAGAAGCTGATCCTGTTCTCCGCCAAAGCGCCGCAGGTCAAACACATGATCGACTACTTCCTCACAGAGCTCAAGAAG gactCAGAGTATGTGGTGGCGGTGAGGAACTACATCACAGAGGACAGGAGTCTGCTCAGCTTCCACAAAGGAGACATCATCAGACTGCAGCACATGGATGGACTGGGGGCCG gtaaATATTACGGCTGCATAGTGAGGAAGAAGGTCATGcttctggaggagctgaagagagACACTCCTGAGTTTG gCTGGCGGTTCGGGGCTGTGTACGGAAAGTCTGGATTGTTTCCCAGTGAGTACGTCCGTCCTGTGGCTGCTCCAGACTTCTTGGTTCTCCCTGATGAGCGCGTGGAGCCTCGACACAGACAGGGACACGTCGCCGCCTCTGCTGCTGTCGCCGTGGCGATGGGGTCAGCGGTGGCTGCCCATGAGCTTGACCTCTCCACAGAG gtAGTAAATGAGATATATGGGGACAGTCTGAACATCGATCTGGACGATCCGCCTCTACATGGCGGCCAGTACGATATAGCTGAGTTTGCCAAGAAGTACTTCAGAGTGGCCCGAAGTAACAGGAG TGATCAGAAAGCCAAAAAGGGGAAGGAGGGTAAAGACCCTGTTGACATGATCAAATTCTCCAAG tctCCGATCCAGGAGTCTCTGATCGACTTCTCAGACAGCGGGATGAACAGAGTGGCTGCTGACATCTTCTTAG CCATAATGAAATTCATGGGTGACTTCCCGTTGAAAGGGCAGAATGAACAGGACCTGGTCACCACTATACTgaag TTAAGTGGTGACCACGGCCTGATAAAGGACGAGGCCTACTGCCAAGTGATGAAGCAGGTCACCGCTAACACCAGCTCCAAACC GGACAGTTGCCAGAGAGGATGGAGGCTGCTGTACATCCTGACGGCCTTTCATCGCTGCTCGGACGTCATGAAGCCGTTTCTGTTGACGTTCCTGCAGGATGCGTGTTCCAGCCCTGGGGTTCAGTACCAAG GTATTGCCAAGGCCTGTGAGCAGAATCTGAAAAGGACTTTTCAATATGGCGGACGTGTACAGTATCCCAACAACATGGAACTCAAAGCGATGCTG gctggGCGGAGCTCCAAGAGACAGCTGTTCCTGCTGCCAGGCGGGATCGAAAGGCACTTGAAGATCAAGACGTGCTCT GTGTCTCTGGATGTCATTGAGGAGCTTTGCAGTGAGATGGAACTGCACAGGGAGGAGGCGTTGGATGAATATGCCATCTTTTTGGTCACACACAGAG GTCAGAATGTGCGTCCCCTAAACAAACGTGAGTACATCCTGGATGTCACCACAGAGGCCGAGCCAGTGGACGCCAActacagtctgtggttcagaAGAGTCATATGGAGTCTGGCTCTCAAGCTGGACAATGAGCTCTATGTCACCATGCACTACAACCAG GTCTTGCCAGATTACCTGAAGGCCTTGCTGAGTGTGGTTCCTCAGGGAAAAGCCAGTGAGCAGCATCTCCAGCAGATTGCCAGGCTGGCTGCGCTACAGCACCGTGCCAAGGACACCGTCTACCTGCCCACcct ACATGATGTGCAGGAGTGCGTCCCCTCGCAGTTCTACGGCAAACAAGGTTCACAGCATTGGCTGAATATGACAACTCAACACATGCAGCAGATCCAGCCCTTGAACCCACACCAGGCCCGTGCACAGTTCCTTG GTCTGGTCAGTGCCTTCCCCATGTTCGGCTCCTCCTTCTTCTACATCCAGAGTTCCGGCACTGCGTCCATCCACGCCCCCTGCGTCCTGGCTGTGAATCTGAACGGACTACACTTCCTCAACAAGGATACTCAT GAGGCCATGGTGCGTTTCCCTCTGAAGGAGGTCCAGTCAACTCGCACCCAGAGACCGACTTCAGGCTCCAGTTACCCGTACGTGGAGATCATGATCGGGGACCTGCTCAACCAGCGCATCACACAGCTACAACTGGAGCAG ggCCTGGAGCTGTGCCGAGTCATTGCCATGCACATGGAGAACATGTTGTCAGTCAGAGAAAAAAGACTCACCCTGCCACCAAGCGAGATCACCCTGCTatag